The DNA sequence TCGGCGCCATCATCGAATGGATTTCTTCGGTGATGACGCTGCTGCCCGGCGACCTGATCCTGACCGGTACGCCGGAAGGCGTCGGGCCGATCGAGCACGGCGACACCGTCAGCGTCAGCATCGAGGGTATCGGCACCCTGACCAACCCCGTGGTGCGGAAGGGCAAGTGATGAGCCAGACGTCCACTAGTGCTGTGCGGGTGCGTTTCTGCCCGTCGCCCACCGGCATTCCTCATGTCGGCATGGTGCGTACCGCGCTGTTCAACTGGGCCTACGCCCGCCACACCGGCGGCACCTTCGTCTTCCGCATCGAGGACACCGACGCCCAGCGTGACTCCGAGGAAAGCTATCTGGCCCTCCTGGAGGCGCTGCGCTGGCTGGGCCTGAACTGGGACGAGGGCCCGGAGGTCGGCGGCCCGCACGAGCCCTACCGCCAGTCGCAGCGCAAGGAGCTCTACGCCGAGGTGTTGGCCAAACTCGTCGACGCCGGCGAGGCGTACCCGGCCTACTCCACTCCCGAAGAAGTGGAGGCGCGGCACCTGGCCGCCGGGCGCAATCCCAAACTGGGATACGACAATTACGACCGGGATCTGACCGACGAACAGCGCGCCGCCTACGCTGCCGAAGGCCGCAACGCGGTGTTGCGCCTGCGGATGCCCGACGAGGACATCAGCTGGCACGACATGGTTCGCGGCACAACGACATTCGCCGCCGGTACGGTTCCGGACTTCGCGCTCACCCGAGCTACCGGGGAACCGTTGTACACCTTGGTCAATCCGGTCGACGACGCGCTGATGAAGATCACCCACGTGCTGCGCGGTGAGGACCTGTTGCCGTCGACGCCGCGCCAGATCGCGCTCTACCAGGCACTCATCCGCGTCGGGGTTGCCGATCGGGTACCCGAATTCGCCCATCTACCACCAGTTTTGGGGGAGGGCACCAAGAAGCTGTCCAAGCGTGATCCTGAGTCCAACCTGTTCCTGCACCGCGAACGCGGGTTCATCCCCGAAGGTCTGCTGAACTATCTGGCGTTGCTGGGCTGGGGGATTGCCGAGGATCGTGACATCTTCAGCATCGAGGAGATGGTCGGCGCCTTCGACGTCGTCGACGTCAACTCCAATCCGGCCCGCTTCGACCAGAAGAAGGCCGACGCCGTCAACGCCGAGCACATCCGCCGCCTGGAGCCGGCCGAGTTCGCCCGGCGGCTGGCCGCCTATTTCGCCGAGCACGGCCATGACACCGGACTCGATGACGCCGGCTTCGCCACTGCCGCCGACCTGGTGCAGACCCGCATCGTCGTGCTCTCCGACGCCTGGGTACTGCTGAGGTTCCTCAACGACGACGCCTACGAACTGGACCCCAAGGCCGCGGCCAAGGAGCTGGGCCCGGACTCCGCGCCCGTGCTCGAGGCCGCGATCACCGCGCTGGACGCCGTCGGCGACTGGGCGGCCGCGAGCATCGAAGAGGCGCTCAAGGCGGCACTGCTCGACGGACTCGAACTCAAGCCCCGCAAGGCCTTCGGGCCGATCCGGGTCGCGGCCACCGGAGCCACCGTGAGCCCGCCGCTGTTCGAGTCGCTGGAGCTGCTCGGACGCGACCGCAGCCTGGCCCGGTTGCGCCAGGCCCACGCCGACGCCGGGGGGCGGTAAAAGTAGGCCGAAATCTTTGATAGTGTGCTCGTCGGCCCGCAACCGATGCCGGACAGGCTCTGATCGCCCGCTACACTGGGTGATAGCCTTCTGACCAGCGGTTATAGGCCGCCAATGGGGTATGGTGTAATTGGCAACACAGCTGATTCTGGTTCAGCCATTCTAGGTTCGAGTCCTGGTACCCCAGCAGTTTCGTCGGTACGGCACCGGATTTCGTTGGTTCGAATTCCTGGGCTATGCTGACTTCCCGGTGCGCCGCACGGCGCGCCACGGATTGGTTCTGGCCCCGTCGTCTAGCGGCCTAGGACGCCGCCCTCTCACGGCGGTAGCGTGGGTTCGAATCCCATCGGGGCTACCAAACCGACAACCCCTGGATTTTCTCCAGGGGTTGTTTGCTTTGTGTGGCGTTCTCGCAGACGCCCCGGGCCGGCCGCATCGAGGCGCATAATTCGCGCTGACATTGCGTGCTGAGAGGATGTCGGCGATGGACGGCCACCAGGGCACCCGCAGGCCAGACCGGCCGGCGATCCTTGCGGCGACCGTACTGCTGATCGTGGTGGCCGCCCTGGGCCCGTGGCCGTCCCGGCTGGCGGCCTACGGCCCGGCCATTACCGGGCCGTACGCGTCACTGCTGGCCGCCTCGACCAATCTCGGGCCCTCGGCCGCGCAGAGTGCTCAGTTGACGCTGACCTTGTCCCACGCCATGCGGCCCGTCGCGCTGATCGGCTGGGCCCGCTCCCGTGGCTTGACGGTGCGCTGGCGGGACGGCGACGACTGGGCCATCGTCAGCGGCCCCGCCCAACGGCTTTCCGACGCCTTCGCCGTCCCCATCCACGACTACCGGGGCCGGCGCGGCCAGACGTTCTACGCCTCACCGCGCCAGCCGGACGTGCCCGCCGCCGTCCGCACCGAGGCCACCGCCGTCGGCCGGATCCTGAGCTACCTGCCGTACCGGATGGCGCTCCCGCCGGAGCCGCGGGACGTGCCCCGGCCCGGCCTGGGACCCGAGCACCTGCTGACGGCCTACAACGCGACACCGCTGGCCCTTGCCGGCTACACCGGCAAGGGCCAGACCATCGTGTTCTTCGCCTTCGACGGATTCGACCAACGCGATCTGGACCTGTTCGCCGACATCTCCGCGCTGCCCAGGTTCACCCCCGTAGTGATCGACGGCCCACTCGGTGAGGCGCACGGCGAGACGGTGATGGATCTGGAGGTGGCGCACGCCATCGCCCCCGACGCCCGACTGGTGGTGGTCAACGCCGGCCCGACGCTCGTGGGCGGTGGCGCATTCGAGAAGATCGGCGCGATGTTCGACAACGCGGCCCGCCGGTACCCGGGGTCGGTGTGGAGTCTGTCGATCGGATGGGGTTGTGAGGCTCTGGTCACCGCAGCCGATCTCGAACCGGTACGCGATGCGCTCGCCACGGCGCACCGGCGGGGTATCGCGGTGTTCGACGCCAGCGGCGACGCCGGGGGACTGGAATGCAAGGGCGGACCCGACTGGTCGGCCGCCCCCGGGCCGGACGATATCGGGGTGGACTCGATCGCGTCGCTTCCCGAGATCACCTCGGTCGGCGGCACCACGCTGTCTACCGACATGGCGGGCAGGTGGCTCGACGAGAGCGCCTGGGTGGACGTGCCGATGTCGCAGGGCACCAGCGGCGGGGTGTCAACGCTGTTCGACCGCCCCACCTATCAGCATGAGTTGTCCGGGCAGCGGGATGCCGAGCACCGGCTGGTTCCGGACGTGTCCGCCGTCGCCGATCCCTTCACCGGTGTGAAGCTGATCTACGAGCAGGCGCCCAGGATCGGCGGCGGCACCTCCCAGTCCGCCCCGATCTGGGCGGGCTTCACCGTCTTGATGAACCAGTATGTGATCGACCGCGGCGGCCGACCACTCGGTGACATCAACGCCCTGCTGTACCGGGTGGCAACGGGGGCGCACCTACCGGGATTCCGCGACATCACCAGGGGCGGCAACGCGGTGGACACCCCAGGGCCGGGTTACGACCTCGTCACCGGTCTCGGCAGTCCCAACGTCGCCAATCTGGCCAGCGACCTTCTCGATGCGCAGACGGCACGATCCATCGCCGGTGATTATCTGCCCGTGGGTGGGTAAGTCGTTGCCGGACAAGCTGTTTGACCAACCGGGTACGTTGTTGGGGCGGTTGGGGTCACGGGACGGCGCCGTAATCGGCGCCGGGATGGCCGTCTTCGTCATCGCGCTCACCGGTTGTGCTCTGCTGCGCTGGCAGGCGCCGATGATCGCGCTGGCCAGCTTCGGGCTGGCCACCGTGCTGCTCTGCTATGCACGCCAGATCCGCGTGCCCGCAAGCGCGGTCGCGATCGCAGGCTTGGTCGGCCTCGCCCTCGGTGCAGGGTGGGCGATGGTCGTCGGCCCGGTCATGGCACAGGCCTACAGTGCCGCGCTGGGCGCACAGACCGATCTACGGCACATCCTGCTCTCCGGAATCGCCATCCCCGGCAGCGGTGCACTGCTGATGCTGGCGCCGGCGGTGGTGGTCCGGGTGACGATCCGGTCGATCCGCGACCCGCGCAGCGGGATGGCCGTCGGTGCGTGGGGTGCGACGGTCTTCAACGCCGGTTCTACCGCGACCCTGCTGTGGCCGCAATTGGCCATGGGGGTGAGCGCCCACGACCAATCCGCGGAAAGCCTGCTCGCCGAGGCGATCGTCGAGGGTCTGGCATGGCCGTCGGCGTGCCTGGCGGTGGGCGCCATCTTCGGGATCGCGTTGTGGTTGACGCCCGCCGCACCGTCGGGGAGGAACCGAGCGACGGTGGTGGGCGCGCTGGCGGCGGGGCTGATCGTGGTGACGGCGCTGGGATTGGTGGACGTCCTACCGATCTCGGTGCGGCCCTATATCGCCGCGCAACTGGGCATCTCGCTGTTGGCGGTTATCGCCTGGCGGATCGTGGTGGCGCGTACCGTCGCGCGCCGGGTGTCAGATGTGGGTACGGCCAGCTACCGCGGTGTGTTGGTGCCGTTGATTGGTGTTCTCGGCGTGCTGGCCGCCGTGAGCACCGGGATCTCGGCACTGATCACACCGCCTGCCAAGGCCTATGTGTGTCCGCCGGACTGCGGCCGGCCGCCGTTGGGTACGCCGGTGGAGACCAACCCGCGCTACAGCGGTGACAACGGGGCGTTCTCAGTGGCCTACCCGGAAGAGGGTGCGGCGTATCAGGTCACCTTCGAGCCGCACGGATTGGCCGGGGTGAAGCTGGCGTATCTCGGCGGGGACACCGGCACGATGATGCTGTTCGGCGAGCCCGCGGATGGACGTACCTCCCGTCAGATCGTCGAACAGGTGTTGGGTTCGAAATACCCGGACGCCGTCGTCAGCTACGAAGTCCCGAACGCATCGGTCGGCTACCAGCCGGGATACGGCGTTGTCGCCGACGTGTATTCGCGCGACTCGGCGGCGTCGTTCACCAGGCTGCGGGTCATCGTCATGGCCGCGATCAAACACGACTACGCGCTCATCGCGGCCGCGGTCGGCCCCTATCACGAATTCAGTCCGGACTACGGCAGCGGCCATCCGTCCGGGGCCAACCTGGAGCTGGCCATGGACATGGGCAAGTACGTCAACAGCTTCCGGTGGGGCGGCGACCGCTACGGTCACCGGCCCTGACCGGTCGGGCTCACTGCTGTGGTGCGGTGGAACCCGCCAGCGGCATGGCAGGCAGGCCGAGCTTGCGGTGGTCCCAGGAGCGGGTGCGTGCGGTGACGATGCGAACCGCGATGCGCTTGTTCATCATCATGTCGACGGCGGGCTTGAGGTCATCGGAGTAGGGGCCGTTGTAGCGCTCCCACACATTGACGCCGACCGCGAAAATGGTGTCCGGGTCGTCGACGATCTCGGCCACCCCTTCGAATGCCACGCCACGCAGGGTGTCGTACGTTTCGCCGTCCTCGATGAGGAAACTCACCCGTGGGTTGCGGCGCAAGTTGACCGTCTTTTGCGATTTGGCCTTGGTTTCGACCCAGATCTCACCATCGATCACGCCGTACCACATGGCGACCAGATGCGGCTGTCCGTCCGGGCCGACGGTGGCCATGGTGCCAGTGCGACTGCGGGCGACGAAGTCGGCGATCTCGTCGTCGCTCATGACGATCTGGTTGCGCTGGCTGGTTCCCATGGCGTCAGTGTGGCAGGTGTCTCATCGGCGGCCGCGTGGACGTCTCACTATGCGGGTGCACAGTCCGATCACAGTCGCCGGGTGAGTGCCTCGGACGCCGAGAGCAGGTCGGCCGCCCAGCGCGCGCCGGGCCGGCGGCCCATCCGGTCGATCGGTCCGGACACCGACACCGCGGCGATCACCGCACCGCTCCGATCACGAACCGGTGCAGAGATACTGGCCACCCCGGGTTCACGCTCGGCCGCACTCTGCGCCCAACCCCGCCGGCGCACATCGGCCAGCGTCCGTTCGGTGAACTTCGCCGAGGGCAGCACGGCCTGTTGGGTGGCGGCGTCGCTGTAGGCC is a window from the Mycolicibacterium anyangense genome containing:
- the gltX gene encoding glutamate--tRNA ligase, coding for MSQTSTSAVRVRFCPSPTGIPHVGMVRTALFNWAYARHTGGTFVFRIEDTDAQRDSEESYLALLEALRWLGLNWDEGPEVGGPHEPYRQSQRKELYAEVLAKLVDAGEAYPAYSTPEEVEARHLAAGRNPKLGYDNYDRDLTDEQRAAYAAEGRNAVLRLRMPDEDISWHDMVRGTTTFAAGTVPDFALTRATGEPLYTLVNPVDDALMKITHVLRGEDLLPSTPRQIALYQALIRVGVADRVPEFAHLPPVLGEGTKKLSKRDPESNLFLHRERGFIPEGLLNYLALLGWGIAEDRDIFSIEEMVGAFDVVDVNSNPARFDQKKADAVNAEHIRRLEPAEFARRLAAYFAEHGHDTGLDDAGFATAADLVQTRIVVLSDAWVLLRFLNDDAYELDPKAAAKELGPDSAPVLEAAITALDAVGDWAAASIEEALKAALLDGLELKPRKAFGPIRVAATGATVSPPLFESLELLGRDRSLARLRQAHADAGGR
- a CDS encoding S53 family peptidase; the protein is MDGHQGTRRPDRPAILAATVLLIVVAALGPWPSRLAAYGPAITGPYASLLAASTNLGPSAAQSAQLTLTLSHAMRPVALIGWARSRGLTVRWRDGDDWAIVSGPAQRLSDAFAVPIHDYRGRRGQTFYASPRQPDVPAAVRTEATAVGRILSYLPYRMALPPEPRDVPRPGLGPEHLLTAYNATPLALAGYTGKGQTIVFFAFDGFDQRDLDLFADISALPRFTPVVIDGPLGEAHGETVMDLEVAHAIAPDARLVVVNAGPTLVGGGAFEKIGAMFDNAARRYPGSVWSLSIGWGCEALVTAADLEPVRDALATAHRRGIAVFDASGDAGGLECKGGPDWSAAPGPDDIGVDSIASLPEITSVGGTTLSTDMAGRWLDESAWVDVPMSQGTSGGVSTLFDRPTYQHELSGQRDAEHRLVPDVSAVADPFTGVKLIYEQAPRIGGGTSQSAPIWAGFTVLMNQYVIDRGGRPLGDINALLYRVATGAHLPGFRDITRGGNAVDTPGPGYDLVTGLGSPNVANLASDLLDAQTARSIAGDYLPVGG
- a CDS encoding zinc ribbon domain-containing protein, with the translated sequence MGKSLPDKLFDQPGTLLGRLGSRDGAVIGAGMAVFVIALTGCALLRWQAPMIALASFGLATVLLCYARQIRVPASAVAIAGLVGLALGAGWAMVVGPVMAQAYSAALGAQTDLRHILLSGIAIPGSGALLMLAPAVVVRVTIRSIRDPRSGMAVGAWGATVFNAGSTATLLWPQLAMGVSAHDQSAESLLAEAIVEGLAWPSACLAVGAIFGIALWLTPAAPSGRNRATVVGALAAGLIVVTALGLVDVLPISVRPYIAAQLGISLLAVIAWRIVVARTVARRVSDVGTASYRGVLVPLIGVLGVLAAVSTGISALITPPAKAYVCPPDCGRPPLGTPVETNPRYSGDNGAFSVAYPEEGAAYQVTFEPHGLAGVKLAYLGGDTGTMMLFGEPADGRTSRQIVEQVLGSKYPDAVVSYEVPNASVGYQPGYGVVADVYSRDSAASFTRLRVIVMAAIKHDYALIAAAVGPYHEFSPDYGSGHPSGANLELAMDMGKYVNSFRWGGDRYGHRP
- a CDS encoding pyridoxamine 5'-phosphate oxidase family protein; translated protein: MGTSQRNQIVMSDDEIADFVARSRTGTMATVGPDGQPHLVAMWYGVIDGEIWVETKAKSQKTVNLRRNPRVSFLIEDGETYDTLRGVAFEGVAEIVDDPDTIFAVGVNVWERYNGPYSDDLKPAVDMMMNKRIAVRIVTARTRSWDHRKLGLPAMPLAGSTAPQQ